The DNA sequence TGCTCACGTAATCCACCAGCGAAGCACAACCGGACCGCTTGCTGAAGCCGAAATATATGTCAAGTGTAGAGATCGCCGGGAAAAGAGGGATGATCTCGTGGGACAGCGGTTTTTTTGACAGATACGCCTCGCCGACATATTGACTGGTAACAAAATAATCAATGCGGCCGCTGTCCAGTTTTTGATAGTTTTCAAACATGGTCGGCGCTTCTTCAATAGAAAGCTCTTTGCGCCAGTACTCATCGAAACCGCCGCCAAAGGTATCGCCGGCGCTGATGCCCCCTTTACGGTTTTTCAGGTCTTTCCAGGATTTATAAGGAAATTTTCTGTCCTTGCGCACGAAAACAACAATCGGGTTCGGGAACGCCCGGTGCGAGGTAAAGGTGAGGTAAGCGGAACGCTCAGGAGTTATCCGCAGGCTTACCAGGAGATCGATCTCTCCCTGTTCCGCCAGAAACATGGAGCGCTTCCAGGGGTACACCGCCGCTTTCAAAGGGAGTCCCGGAGGCATGACCATCTTGAGCAGTTCAATACTCGCGCCGTCAAAAGATTTGCCGATGCTCCAATCATAGGGAGGGTACTGGGGGTTGGTTGAGTAAACAACCGTTTCGCAGCCATCAGGGATAATGCGGTTTTCAGCAGCGCCCAGCGGGGAAGGCACGATAGCGATAATTATCCAGACAGCAGTGACCATCACATAAATGCTTCGTACAGCCACGCGTCTCAGTATTCTTAAACCAACGAGCATGACTATTAACTCCTTTATGTCGCCTCACCATCGTCCAATTTTCTTAATCCCTCCAGATCATACAACCCGGCCCGCTCAAGCAACCAAGACGCTAAAGCCGGGTTAGTCTCTCTCGCTTCCTCTCCAAGCCTCCGGATGCGGGTGATATTATTCCGGGCCAGCGCTTCATGAAAAGCCTCGCGCCATCCATCAGGCATTTTATTGATGGATGGAAGCTCCTTCCGGGGAGGAATGATTTCATCACTATTAGTCTCAAACAGAATCCCGGCATGCTGGGCCAGCACCTCAAACAGTTCCTGCTCCCGAAAAGGCTTGGCAATAAAGGCATTTACCCCGGCGTCGAGAAACTGCTCTCTCTGCATATCCAAAGCGCTGGCACTGATGCCGATGATGGTCAAACACTCTTTCGGGTAGCAGGCGCGAATAATCCGGGTCGCCTCTTCCCCATTCATGCCGGGCATTACCAGGTCCATCAGGATAACACTGGGCTTAAAGGCATGGACCTTATCTACGGCCTCTTGACCGTCTGCCGCCTCATCAACGATAAACCCCAAAGGTTCAAGCATCTCCCGTAACAATCCCCGGTTGCTGCGCAGATCGTCAACCACCAGGACGTGCAGTTCTCCCTGGCCGGGAACTAGACCGGTCACGCGGCGCGGGACATCTGATGACACAGGTACCATGGCAGTTATCGGCGCATGGAACTCGAACCGAAAACTGCTCCCCACCCCAGCAGTACTGACAACGGTCAACTCGCCATCCATCAAGTGGGCGTATTCGCGGCTGATGGCCAACCCAAGACCGGTGCCGCCGGCAGCCTGCTCGCCGCTCCGGGTGCGCTCAAAGGGGCGAAACAGCTTCTCCTGCTCCTCAGCCGTAATGCCGATCCCGGTGTCTTGCACTTCGATGGCTATCCGGTCATTACCAACAGAGAATGCCCACAATGACACTGAACCGGCCTTGGTAAACTTGACTGCGTTCCCCAGCAGGTTGATCAGTATCTGGCGTAATTTGCCCAGGTCGGTGACGATATAGCGTGGGAGATCAGTGAGCGGTTCCAGAGTGAAGGCAAGCCCCTTCTCTTCGGCCCGCAGCCGGAACATGGCCGCCAGATCTTGCAACAACCCGACCAGGTCAACCGGTTCGCTGTGAACTTCGACCCGGCCGGCCTCAATACGCGACATCTCCAGAATGTCGTTGATTATAGAGAGCAGGTGTTCACCGCTCTTCATGATGGTGGCAACCTTGTTGCGGGCCATGGGCGACAGCGACGGGTCGTGATCCAGCAGTTGGGCAAAACCGAGCACCGCGTTCATCGGTGTCCTGATCTCGTGGCTCATGTTAGCCAGAAACATGCTCTTGGCCTGGTTGGCGGCATTGGCTGCGTCGCGGGCATGCAACAGTGCAATGGTGCGCTCGTTCACAACATATTCCAGGTGATCGCGATACTGCGCCAACTCCTGTTCCGTCTGCTTGCGAGCGGTGATGTCACGACCAATCCCCAAGACGCCTATCAGGTTACCCTCAACGTCGTACATTGGGGTTTTTGTCGAATCCAACAGTGCCCGGTGGCCATCGTCGGCAAAGGTGATCCATTCTTCGTTGCTACACGGCTTGCCGACTGCCATGGTTTTTCGGTCATTTTCACGAAAGAAATCAGCAATTCCCTTATCAACAAAGTCGTAGTCGGTCTTGCCAACAATATCCGCCTCCTTGGCGCCGAAAAACCGCTCAAACTGGGCGTTGCATGCTAAATAGACCCCAGTGGGGTCTTTCAGCCAGATCAGGTCGGGAATGGTCTGCAACAAGGTGTGCAGCCTGGCGCGTTCGTTACGGAGGGTCTGCTCGGCCTGCTTACTCTCGGTAATATCCCGAGCCATGAAATGAAGACACTGCTCCCCCATGACATTGATGGGGGCCATATACATCAAGGCAACCCGTTTTTCTCCGGATTTGGTGCCGAGCTTGAATTCATAGTTTTCCACCCGTCCTTTTGCTTTGACGGTTTCGACAACATGGGCCCTGACCTCTGGCTCCCATAAGCCTAGCTCCAGAGAGGTCCTGCCGACTATTTCGCTTCTCGACCATCCTGTCCATTTTTCAAAACCGGCATTGGCTTCAATAAAGGTACCGTCAGCTATTCGCGTAATGCCGACCATATCCGGCATCATCTGAAAACTACTGGCATATTTCTGCTCCGAAAGTCGCAGATGTTCTTCCGTTTTTTTCCGCTCAGAGATATCTTCGGCCATGCCAAGATAGCCGGTAATTGCCCCCTCTTCGCGAATGGCGGTAACCACCAGCTCTACCGGAACCCGCCGGCCATCCTTGCAGATATAGGTCCACTCCCGCTTATCCGACCCATTACGTGAGGCTTGCTCGATAAATGCCTGAAACCCGCTAACGGCAACGCCGTACATGGCACACAATTCTTCGGCATGATGGGCAACCTCAGTGTCCAGATGAAAAATAAGAGGAGTAACCCGGCCGATTACCTCTTCAGCTTGATATCCCAACAGTTTTTCGGCGCCCCGGTTAAAAAGGGTTATCACTCCCTCCGGGTTCGCAGCGATGATCGCGATCTCGGTGGCCGCATTCATAACCGCCTGGAGAAACAGATTCAGCTCGGCCAGAGACTTCTTGGTCTCTTCCAATTCATTCACCCGATCCCGCAACTCGGGGTAGTAGCTCTTGCGGGATGACTGTTCACCCAGACCAATGATCCGGGCACGCAGTTC is a window from the Geoanaerobacter pelophilus genome containing:
- a CDS encoding PAS domain-containing sensor histidine kinase, with amino-acid sequence MRRRSDQTDNWDELRARIIGLGEQSSRKSYYPELRDRVNELEETKKSLAELNLFLQAVMNAATEIAIIAANPEGVITLFNRGAEKLLGYQAEEVIGRVTPLIFHLDTEVAHHAEELCAMYGVAVSGFQAFIEQASRNGSDKREWTYICKDGRRVPVELVVTAIREEGAITGYLGMAEDISERKKTEEHLRLSEQKYASSFQMMPDMVGITRIADGTFIEANAGFEKWTGWSRSEIVGRTSLELGLWEPEVRAHVVETVKAKGRVENYEFKLGTKSGEKRVALMYMAPINVMGEQCLHFMARDITESKQAEQTLRNERARLHTLLQTIPDLIWLKDPTGVYLACNAQFERFFGAKEADIVGKTDYDFVDKGIADFFRENDRKTMAVGKPCSNEEWITFADDGHRALLDSTKTPMYDVEGNLIGVLGIGRDITARKQTEQELAQYRDHLEYVVNERTIALLHARDAANAANQAKSMFLANMSHEIRTPMNAVLGFAQLLDHDPSLSPMARNKVATIMKSGEHLLSIINDILEMSRIEAGRVEVHSEPVDLVGLLQDLAAMFRLRAEEKGLAFTLEPLTDLPRYIVTDLGKLRQILINLLGNAVKFTKAGSVSLWAFSVGNDRIAIEVQDTGIGITAEEQEKLFRPFERTRSGEQAAGGTGLGLAISREYAHLMDGELTVVSTAGVGSSFRFEFHAPITAMVPVSSDVPRRVTGLVPGQGELHVLVVDDLRSNRGLLREMLEPLGFIVDEAADGQEAVDKVHAFKPSVILMDLVMPGMNGEEATRIIRACYPKECLTIIGISASALDMQREQFLDAGVNAFIAKPFREQELFEVLAQHAGILFETNSDEIIPPRKELPSINKMPDGWREAFHEALARNNITRIRRLGEEARETNPALASWLLERAGLYDLEGLRKLDDGEAT
- a CDS encoding substrate-binding periplasmic protein, producing the protein MLVGLRILRRVAVRSIYVMVTAVWIIIAIVPSPLGAAENRIIPDGCETVVYSTNPQYPPYDWSIGKSFDGASIELLKMVMPPGLPLKAAVYPWKRSMFLAEQGEIDLLVSLRITPERSAYLTFTSHRAFPNPIVVFVRKDRKFPYKSWKDLKNRKGGISAGDTFGGGFDEYWRKELSIEEAPTMFENYQKLDSGRIDYFVTSQYVGEAYLSKKPLSHEIIPLFPAISTLDIYFGFSKRSGCASLVDYVSKRLMEQDKKGVPEKLLKKHLKRYREMRIE